A single Phragmites australis chromosome 4, lpPhrAust1.1, whole genome shotgun sequence DNA region contains:
- the LOC133916798 gene encoding uncharacterized protein At5g64816-like translates to MVDAWWPLLGAAIPALVAGQAILIKRRRDEEQRLKAARGREKSSDEVFVCERVCTSKRMLKKVGAFSKDPIPETCVTVCGVSELDVCADACARTVCVNQHQVPNWNDVCLKRCQSECLKLSSTLM, encoded by the coding sequence ATGGTGGACGCGTGGTGGCCGTTGCTGGGCGCGGCCATCCCGGCGCTCGTGGCGGGCCAGGCCATCCTCATCAAGCGGCGCCGTGACGAGGAGCAGCGCCTCAAGGCGGCGCGGGGGCGGGAGAAGAGCTCCGACGAGGTCTTCGTCTGCGAACGCGTGTGCACCTCCAAGAGGATGCTCAAGAAGGTGGGGGCATTCTCCAAGGACCCCATCCCGGAGACCTGCGTCACCGTCTGCGGCGTCTCCGAGCTCGACGTCTGCGCCGACGCTTGTGCGCGCACCGTCTGCGTCAACCAGCACCAGGTGCCCAACTGGAACGACGTCTGCCTCAAGAGGTGCCAGAGCGAGTGCCTCAAGCTCTCCTCAACCCTCATGTAG
- the LOC133916799 gene encoding uroporphyrinogen-III synthase, chloroplastic, producing the protein MAFSSLLVPFSPPSGRFHARPTGRCRAGEPGRFLACSSPPPDVVVTRERGKNAKLIAALEKHNIHSLELPLIKHVEGPDTDRLSDVLRNDKFDWITITSPEAAAVFLQGWKAAGSPKVRVAVVGAGTARTFDEVLESDDRSLEVAFSPSKAMGKVLASELPRGTENTCKVLYPASAKAGHEIQDGLSDRGFDVTRLNTYTTVPVEDVEPVTLKLALSAPVIAVASPSALRAWLNLISRVNNWNNSIACIGETTASAAKKLGLESIYYPTTPGLDGWVESILEALEVHKQSKEVPKC; encoded by the exons ATGgccttctcttccttgctcgtgCCCTTCTCCCCGCCTTCTGGAAGGTTCCATGCCCGCCCCACCGGAAGGTGCCGAGCCGGCGAGCCCGGGAGGTTCCTGGCGTGCTCCTCACCCCCACCCGATGTCGTGGTGACGCGCGAACGGGGAAAGAACGCCAAGCTCATCGCCGCGCTG GAAAAGCATAACATACACTCTCTGGAACTTCCTCTTATTAAGCACGTGGAAGGCCCTGATACAGATAGGCTTTCAGATGTCTTACGTA ATGACAAGTTTGACTGGATTACTATAACCTCTCCTGAGGCAGCTGCAGTGTTCCTTCAGGGATGGAA GGCTGCAGGAAGTCCTAAGGTGCGTGTAGCGGTTGTTGGAGCAGGAACTGCAAGGACTTTTGATGAAGTATTAGAGTCTGATGATCGATCTCTTGAGGTTGCATTTTCTCCTTCTAAAG CTATGGGTAAAGTCTTGGCCTCAGAGCTTCCAAGGGGCACTGAGAATACTTGTAAAGTGTTGTATCCTGCATCTGCAAAGGCTGGTCATGAAATTC AGGATGGGCTATCAGATCGAGGATTTGATGTGACAAGACTAAATACATATACAact GTACCTGTAGAAGATGTGGAACCAGTAACTTTAAAGCTTGCTCTTTCAGCTCCAGTTATCGCAGTAGCTTCTCCTTCCGCACTAAG AGCTTGGTTAAATCTCATTTCACGAGTTAATAATTGGAATAACTCCATTGCTTGCATCGGTGAGACCACTGCCTCAGCAGCCAAGAAATTAGGCCTGGAGAGCATATATTATCCTACAACCCCTGGACTTGATGG GTGGGTTGAAAGCATTCTCGAAGCTCTGGAAGTCCATAAGCAATCAAAAGAG GTTCCGAAGTGTTGA